In a genomic window of beta proteobacterium MWH-UniP1:
- a CDS encoding FAD-dependent oxidoreductase → MNIGIAGGGLLGRLCAFRLSQAGHQVTIFEANASPAPAVNSIRAAAWTAAGMLSPIAEMECGGPVVRDLGRRSLALWQEIDREIRAVLSPEKAAAPISATESVKSTRDLVVINDQAINTEESNQSPLGLRLHDSLMVCHGNDMGSAQRVLRLLSQDDGSLIKLNPHDIAPLAPALKGTLHAWRLLGEGHLYPHQAMRSFYQAMPKVNWKWGVHVNHVRANTVETSDQTYSFDWVIDSRGVGAASEIPVRGVRGELLVLFAPGFELHRPVRLLHPRWRVYIVPRPGRQIVIGATEIESEDRSSISVQSTMELLSATFSIFPSLAEARILWSDVNLRPATPDNLPFIETADGLSRINGLFRHGWLLGPAVAEKALRDASLC, encoded by the coding sequence ATGAACATTGGTATTGCGGGCGGCGGCCTACTGGGCCGACTCTGTGCGTTTCGGTTATCCCAGGCCGGACACCAGGTCACCATCTTTGAAGCGAATGCATCCCCCGCCCCAGCGGTGAACTCAATACGGGCAGCCGCCTGGACGGCGGCTGGCATGCTAAGCCCCATTGCGGAAATGGAGTGTGGCGGGCCTGTGGTGCGCGATCTTGGCAGACGCTCGCTTGCCCTTTGGCAAGAAATTGACCGAGAGATTCGGGCTGTCTTATCGCCGGAAAAAGCCGCAGCGCCCATCTCTGCAACCGAGTCAGTGAAAAGCACGCGCGACTTAGTCGTGATCAACGATCAGGCCATCAACACAGAAGAGTCCAACCAATCCCCGCTTGGCCTGCGCCTGCATGACAGCTTAATGGTCTGCCACGGCAACGACATGGGGTCGGCACAACGCGTGCTGCGGCTATTGAGTCAAGACGACGGCAGTCTGATTAAGTTAAACCCGCATGACATTGCCCCACTCGCACCCGCATTAAAGGGAACGCTACACGCCTGGCGATTGCTCGGCGAGGGCCATCTCTACCCCCATCAGGCCATGCGTAGCTTTTATCAGGCCATGCCAAAGGTAAATTGGAAGTGGGGTGTACATGTTAATCATGTGCGTGCCAACACGGTTGAGACCAGCGATCAGACCTACTCCTTTGACTGGGTGATCGACAGCCGCGGCGTGGGTGCAGCCAGCGAAATCCCGGTGCGCGGTGTGCGCGGCGAATTACTGGTGTTGTTTGCGCCAGGCTTTGAGTTGCATCGGCCAGTACGGCTACTGCACCCCCGTTGGCGGGTTTATATCGTGCCGCGCCCAGGCCGGCAGATTGTGATCGGTGCCACCGAAATTGAAAGTGAAGACCGCTCCAGCATCTCGGTGCAAAGCACGATGGAATTGCTATCCGCCACATTCAGTATTTTTCCAAGCCTGGCCGAGGCCCGCATTCTTTGGTCTGATGTGAATCTGCGCCCCGCTACACCCGATAACCTGCCGTTTATCGAAACAGCAGATGGGCTAAGCCGAATCAATGGACTGTTTCGACATGGATGGCTATTGGGCCCAGCAGTGGCAGAAAAGGCTTTGCGTGATGCAAGTCTTTGTTAA
- a CDS encoding DUF4212 domain-containing protein, whose product MQLTEKHQQYWSALLRKTALLLALWFVVTYVVSFYARELSFNFFGWPFAFYMGAQGSLIIYVLIIWYYARSMNKMDKEFGVAEAEDD is encoded by the coding sequence ATGCAATTAACAGAAAAGCACCAACAGTATTGGTCGGCGCTTCTGAGAAAGACAGCCCTGCTGCTCGCACTCTGGTTCGTCGTCACGTACGTCGTGAGTTTTTATGCTCGCGAACTTTCTTTTAACTTTTTCGGCTGGCCCTTTGCTTTCTATATGGGAGCACAAGGCTCGTTGATCATCTATGTTCTGATCATCTGGTATTACGCCCGATCGATGAACAAGATGGACAAAGAGTTCGGCGTGGCTGAAGCGGAGGACGACTAA
- a CDS encoding tetratricopeptide repeat protein, producing MKFINAWYYSRIADFAMLIKQYEIAADYWIKMALLRPKDPKPFTTAAHCKAEQNKNLEAEILLRKALEVDPGYSAAWFNLGFLIQKREDHEEALRCFDMAIRFEEKMDRAHYGRALSLMALDRPEEAKAALQRTIDLQPMSPYGYYQLAALHHKLGDEKACIKLVKKLHKFEPQLAVQLQRETGVEAGVEDPFSKYRK from the coding sequence ATGAAATTCATTAACGCCTGGTACTACAGCCGGATCGCCGACTTCGCAATGCTGATCAAGCAGTACGAAATCGCCGCCGATTACTGGATCAAGATGGCCCTGCTTCGGCCCAAAGACCCCAAACCCTTCACAACCGCAGCCCACTGCAAAGCAGAGCAAAACAAAAACCTAGAAGCCGAAATCCTGTTGCGTAAAGCGCTCGAGGTCGACCCCGGTTACTCGGCCGCCTGGTTCAACTTAGGCTTCTTGATTCAAAAACGTGAAGACCACGAAGAGGCGCTGCGTTGCTTTGACATGGCCATTCGTTTTGAAGAAAAAATGGACCGTGCCCACTACGGGCGGGCCCTATCCCTGATGGCGCTGGATCGCCCCGAAGAGGCCAAAGCAGCACTACAACGAACAATCGATCTGCAGCCCATGAGCCCCTATGGCTATTACCAACTCGCTGCCCTGCATCACAAGCTGGGCGACGAAAAGGCCTGCATCAAGCTGGTCAAAAAACTACACAAATTTGAGCCCCAGCTTGCCGTGCAACTACAGCGTGAAACCGGGGTAGAAGCAGGCGTTGAAGATCCCTTTTCCAAATACCGCAAATAA
- the thiD gene encoding bifunctional hydroxymethylpyrimidine kinase/phosphomethylpyrimidine kinase codes for MARLIFLEKRKHLGTPRKILTIAGSDSGGGAGIQADLKTFAALGCYGLSAITALTAQNTQGVRAIHAPDPEFLGQQLDAVFEDIGADAVKIGMLHSPEIVAIVADRLKRFAPPHVVLDPVMVATSGDALITPSTQERLVQSLFPLASVITPNLDELSLLIGQPVTRPQEFAAAATALLKMGAKAVLIKGGHLDQPNIVDVLFESAPGASLGTIGQVTEIEHRKITTRNLHGTGCTLSSAIACFLAQGYPLKTAVKGAQDYVRQAIEAAVDMQLGLHPETGHGPVNHSFDPQPMQLLNTVSDTANPGV; via the coding sequence ATGGCTCGCTTGATATTTTTGGAAAAGCGAAAACACTTGGGCACACCCCGAAAAATTCTGACGATTGCTGGCTCCGATAGCGGTGGCGGCGCAGGCATTCAGGCGGACTTAAAGACCTTTGCCGCCCTGGGCTGCTATGGTCTGTCGGCCATCACGGCCCTTACCGCCCAGAACACCCAAGGGGTTCGGGCCATCCATGCGCCAGACCCAGAATTTCTTGGGCAGCAGTTAGACGCGGTCTTTGAAGACATCGGAGCCGATGCCGTCAAGATTGGCATGCTGCATTCACCAGAAATCGTCGCGATCGTGGCAGACCGGTTAAAGCGCTTTGCCCCACCCCATGTGGTGCTCGACCCGGTCATGGTGGCCACCAGTGGCGATGCACTCATTACACCCTCCACACAAGAACGCCTGGTTCAATCTTTATTCCCACTGGCCAGCGTGATCACACCCAATCTGGATGAACTTTCTTTATTGATTGGTCAGCCGGTGACGCGGCCACAGGAATTCGCAGCGGCCGCCACAGCGCTATTAAAAATGGGGGCCAAAGCGGTACTCATCAAAGGGGGCCATTTGGATCAGCCCAATATCGTGGATGTGCTCTTTGAGTCGGCACCCGGCGCTTCGCTGGGAACGATTGGCCAAGTCACCGAAATCGAACACCGCAAAATTACCACCCGAAATCTACATGGCACAGGATGCACGCTATCGTCTGCCATAGCCTGCTTTTTGGCACAAGGCTATCCGCTAAAGACTGCCGTCAAAGGTGCGCAAGATTATGTTCGGCAGGCGATTGAAGCGGCCGTGGATATGCAGTTGGGCCTGCACCCTGAAACAGGCCACGGCCCGGTGAACCATAGTTTTGACCCACAGCCCATGCAGCTTTTAAACACGGTGTCAGACACCGCTAACCCCGGTGTCTGA
- a CDS encoding sodium:solute symporter family protein — translation MASNNPIAAPAQSQTAFTNQLKKVYGFYTGGFAVFVILLGIAEQMGLSREVMGYVFLAATILLYAGIGIMSRTNDADEYYVAGRRVPAVFNGMATGADWMSAASFIGMAGGLYLQGYSGLAFIMGWTGGYVLVAVFLAPFLRKFGQFTIPDFLGARYGGNLPRFIGVCIAILCSFTYVVAQIYGVGLITTRLTGVTFEVGVFLGLAGILVCSFLGGMKAVTWTQVAQYIILIIAYMIPLVWLSVKQTGIPVPQLVYGQQLQKVTELEKKLTADPKEQEVRQIFKDRAAAATEKLKAPAEFYKAEKAALEKTVADLKGAKAQDAAAIKAAEEALAKFPADEKAYAANLNKAKAGAARAAPPLPHAEAFPGKDEAARNKARKNFLALIFCLMVGTAALPHILMRFYTTPSVREARNSVTWSLFFIFLLYFSAPALAVLVKFVVYNDVVGSAYSALPAWVANWTRVDPGLLSVVDLNKDGIVQLAEISIGADIVVLATPEIAGLPYVISGLVAAGGLAAALSTADGLLLTMANALSHDIYYKMIDPSAPVARRVLLSKSMLLIIAVLAALVAQQKPADILFLVGAAFSFAAAGFFPALVLGIFWKRTTGIAASLGMLVGIGVTFYYMVINQPWLREVFLGIPRSAPITGEWFEIAAISAATFGMPAGFIVMIVVSLITPAPNRQVQELVESVRYPDLKMAK, via the coding sequence ATGGCTTCTAACAATCCAATCGCCGCTCCGGCCCAATCTCAGACGGCGTTTACCAACCAGCTGAAAAAGGTCTATGGCTTTTACACCGGTGGTTTCGCGGTATTCGTGATCCTGCTGGGTATCGCCGAGCAAATGGGTCTATCACGTGAAGTGATGGGCTATGTGTTCCTGGCTGCAACCATCCTGCTCTATGCCGGTATCGGTATCATGAGCCGCACCAACGACGCCGACGAATACTACGTCGCCGGCCGCCGCGTTCCCGCTGTATTCAACGGGATGGCGACGGGCGCCGACTGGATGTCGGCTGCATCGTTTATCGGTATGGCCGGTGGTCTGTACTTGCAGGGCTACTCGGGCCTGGCCTTCATCATGGGCTGGACCGGTGGTTACGTGCTGGTGGCCGTGTTCCTGGCTCCCTTCTTGCGTAAGTTTGGTCAGTTCACGATTCCAGACTTCTTGGGCGCACGATACGGCGGCAACCTTCCCCGATTCATTGGGGTCTGTATCGCCATTCTCTGTTCCTTCACCTATGTGGTGGCGCAGATCTACGGTGTGGGCCTGATCACCACCCGTCTCACGGGTGTGACCTTTGAAGTCGGTGTGTTCCTGGGCCTTGCCGGTATTCTGGTCTGCTCATTCCTGGGTGGCATGAAGGCGGTGACCTGGACACAGGTGGCCCAGTACATCATCTTGATCATTGCTTACATGATTCCGCTGGTCTGGCTATCGGTGAAACAAACCGGTATTCCTGTTCCCCAGTTGGTCTATGGCCAGCAACTGCAAAAGGTGACCGAGCTCGAAAAGAAACTGACGGCAGATCCAAAAGAGCAAGAAGTTCGTCAGATCTTTAAAGACCGTGCTGCTGCTGCAACCGAGAAGCTCAAAGCCCCGGCCGAGTTCTACAAGGCTGAAAAAGCTGCGCTAGAAAAGACCGTTGCTGATCTGAAGGGTGCAAAAGCGCAAGACGCTGCCGCCATCAAGGCTGCAGAAGAAGCGCTGGCCAAGTTCCCCGCCGATGAAAAAGCCTATGCCGCGAACCTGAACAAGGCTAAGGCTGGTGCTGCCCGCGCAGCGCCACCACTGCCCCACGCAGAGGCATTCCCTGGCAAAGACGAAGCTGCTCGGAACAAAGCGCGCAAGAACTTCCTGGCGCTGATTTTCTGTCTGATGGTCGGTACGGCTGCACTGCCACACATCCTGATGCGTTTCTACACGACACCATCGGTTCGTGAGGCACGTAACTCGGTGACCTGGTCGTTGTTCTTCATCTTCTTGCTGTACTTCTCAGCGCCTGCGCTGGCTGTACTGGTGAAGTTTGTGGTCTACAACGACGTGGTGGGATCCGCCTATTCAGCGCTCCCGGCCTGGGTGGCCAACTGGACACGGGTAGACCCGGGACTGTTGTCGGTGGTTGACCTTAACAAAGACGGCATTGTGCAGTTGGCAGAGATCTCGATTGGTGCAGACATTGTGGTTCTGGCAACCCCAGAAATCGCAGGCCTGCCCTATGTGATCTCCGGCTTGGTTGCAGCTGGTGGTTTGGCTGCTGCACTATCCACCGCTGACGGTCTGCTGCTGACCATGGCCAACGCCTTGTCCCACGACATCTACTACAAGATGATCGATCCGTCGGCACCGGTGGCACGTCGTGTGCTGCTGTCCAAATCGATGCTCCTGATCATTGCCGTGTTGGCAGCCCTGGTGGCACAACAGAAACCTGCAGACATCCTGTTCCTGGTGGGTGCAGCCTTCTCGTTTGCCGCTGCTGGCTTCTTCCCGGCACTGGTGCTTGGCATCTTCTGGAAGCGCACCACGGGTATCGCTGCAAGCCTGGGTATGTTGGTCGGTATTGGTGTCACCTTCTACTACATGGTGATCAACCAGCCATGGCTGCGCGAAGTGTTTTTGGGTATTCCGCGCTCGGCACCCATCACCGGTGAGTGGTTTGAGATTGCTGCAATCTCGGCCGCCACCTTCGGTATGCCCGCCGGCTTTATCGTCATGATCGTGGTCAGCCTGATCACACCTGCCCCGAACCGTCAGGTTCAGGAGTTGGTGGAATCGGTTCGCTATCCTGATCTGAAGATGGCGAAGTAA
- the thiC gene encoding phosphomethylpyrimidine synthase ThiC: MAVNPQFLAATASVDQSAIAPFPNSEKVYIQGSRPDIQVPFRKITQDDTPSQMGAEKNPPIYVYDTSGPYTDPNAKIDIRAGLNPLRAKWIDERNDTELLTGPTSHFGQERLNDPKLVALRFNLQRTPRRAKAGMNVTQMHYAKKGIVTPEMEYIAIRENMLRAEYIESLKHAGGNSTRMAELMLRQHPGESFGAAIPREITPEFVRQEVARGRAIIPANINHPESEPMIIGRNFLVKINGNIGNSAVSSGIGEEVDKMTWGIRWGADTIMDLSTGKHIHETREWIVRNSPVPIGTVPIYQALEKVDGKAEELTWELFRDTLIEQAEQGVDYFTIHAGVLLRYVPMTANRMTGIVSRGGSIMAKWCLAHHKENFLYTHFEEICEIMKAYDVSFSLGDGLRPGSGWDANDEAQLGELKTLGELTQIAWKHDVQTMIEGPGHVPMQLIKENMDKQLEWCDEAPFYTLGPLTTDIAPGYDHITSAIGAAQIGWYGTAMLCYVTPKEHLGLPNKDDVKAGIIAYKIAAHAADLAKGHPGAQIRDNALSKARFEFRWNDQFNLGLDPDTAKAYHDETLPKESMKVAHFCSMCGPHFCSMKITQDVRDYAASQGVSEDQAISMGMKEKSIEFVQTGAKVYHKL; encoded by the coding sequence ATGGCCGTTAACCCACAATTTCTTGCGGCAACCGCAAGCGTTGATCAGAGCGCAATCGCACCCTTTCCCAACAGCGAAAAGGTCTATATCCAGGGCTCACGGCCCGATATCCAGGTGCCCTTTCGAAAAATTACCCAAGACGACACGCCCAGCCAGATGGGTGCCGAAAAAAATCCGCCCATCTATGTGTATGACACCAGCGGCCCCTATACCGACCCCAACGCAAAGATTGACATTCGTGCCGGTTTGAATCCACTGCGTGCCAAATGGATTGACGAGCGCAACGACACGGAACTGCTTACCGGCCCCACCAGCCACTTCGGCCAAGAGCGCTTAAATGATCCAAAGTTAGTGGCACTGCGCTTTAATCTGCAGCGCACACCACGCCGCGCCAAAGCCGGCATGAATGTCACGCAGATGCATTACGCCAAAAAAGGAATTGTCACGCCCGAGATGGAATACATCGCGATTCGTGAAAACATGCTGCGCGCGGAATACATTGAAAGCCTGAAACACGCTGGGGGCAACAGTACCCGCATGGCAGAGCTAATGCTTCGCCAACACCCCGGCGAGTCTTTTGGTGCCGCTATTCCCCGCGAAATCACGCCCGAGTTCGTTCGCCAAGAAGTGGCCCGCGGCCGCGCGATTATTCCAGCCAATATCAACCACCCAGAATCCGAGCCCATGATCATTGGCCGCAACTTCCTGGTGAAGATCAACGGCAATATCGGTAACAGCGCCGTGTCTTCTGGCATTGGTGAAGAGGTCGATAAGATGACCTGGGGCATTCGCTGGGGTGCCGACACGATTATGGATTTGTCCACCGGCAAACACATTCACGAAACCCGTGAGTGGATTGTCCGCAATAGCCCCGTGCCCATTGGTACCGTGCCCATCTACCAAGCGCTGGAAAAAGTTGACGGCAAGGCCGAAGAACTCACCTGGGAATTATTCCGCGACACACTGATTGAGCAGGCTGAGCAAGGCGTGGACTACTTCACGATTCACGCCGGCGTGCTGCTGCGTTACGTGCCCATGACCGCCAACCGCATGACCGGCATTGTCAGCCGTGGCGGCAGCATCATGGCCAAGTGGTGCTTGGCCCACCACAAGGAAAACTTTCTGTACACCCACTTCGAAGAGATCTGCGAGATCATGAAGGCTTACGATGTGTCATTTAGCCTGGGTGACGGACTGCGGCCTGGAAGTGGATGGGACGCCAACGATGAGGCCCAATTGGGTGAGCTAAAAACGCTTGGTGAGCTCACACAGATTGCCTGGAAGCACGATGTGCAGACCATGATCGAGGGCCCAGGCCATGTGCCCATGCAGCTCATCAAAGAAAACATGGACAAGCAGTTGGAGTGGTGTGATGAGGCACCCTTTTATACCCTGGGGCCACTTACCACCGATATCGCACCCGGCTATGACCACATCACATCGGCGATTGGCGCTGCACAGATCGGCTGGTATGGCACAGCCATGCTCTGCTATGTCACACCCAAAGAGCACTTGGGACTGCCCAACAAAGACGATGTGAAGGCCGGCATTATTGCCTACAAGATTGCCGCCCATGCTGCGGATCTGGCCAAGGGCCACCCTGGTGCGCAGATTCGTGACAATGCGCTATCCAAGGCGCGATTTGAGTTTCGTTGGAATGATCAATTTAACCTGGGCCTGGACCCTGATACCGCCAAGGCCTATCACGACGAAACACTGCCCAAAGAGAGCATGAAAGTGGCCCACTTCTGCAGCATGTGTGGACCGCATTTCTGCAGCATGAAGATCACGCAAGATGTCCGTGACTATGCTGCCTCTCAGGGCGTGTCGGAAGACCAAGCGATTTCCATGGGGATGAAAGAGAAATCGATTGAGTTCGTGCAAACCGGAGCAAAGGTGTATCACAAACTTTAA
- a CDS encoding cation:proton antiporter, which produces MNELPWMPSWPSQFSLLTAVALMLISGGLLARLLAKTLKIPETSGFLLCGLLLGPSVLSLVSADSLPGLTTLADYALGLVLFELGRRVDPVWLARERWALITGLAQGLIVFIGLLVTLSLLGVSPLLSMMVAALGCASSPAITLRISQELGAEGQVTERLLHAVVVQSILGFVLFAIALQSLHWSQSVSWLTTLAHPLYLLLGSAALGVIASLLVGYLSRLLGQQTQLQQLLILSAVGLLVEANDLLKLAPMVSLLIFGLASRGYGRHPALPNPESPFGHYVVFAFLFVYLGTTLRIDFQMTAIAIGAVVLIVRWLLLIVPPVLLAKQNGLTVRRGALWGSALFPMSTVTVILVNHTITLYPGFGNEAANLLGSVLLLTYIVGPLITWWSLKLSGEARPNA; this is translated from the coding sequence ATGAACGAATTGCCCTGGATGCCTTCTTGGCCATCGCAGTTCAGTCTGCTCACTGCCGTGGCCCTCATGCTGATCTCTGGCGGGTTACTGGCAAGGCTGCTCGCCAAGACCCTGAAGATCCCCGAGACCAGTGGATTTCTGCTCTGCGGCCTGTTGCTGGGCCCCAGTGTCTTATCGCTGGTGTCAGCGGACAGCCTGCCAGGACTCACGACGCTCGCCGACTACGCCCTGGGCTTGGTGCTCTTCGAGCTTGGCCGCCGGGTTGATCCCGTTTGGCTGGCCCGAGAACGCTGGGCCCTGATCACTGGCCTGGCCCAGGGACTCATCGTATTTATTGGACTGTTGGTCACGCTCAGTCTGCTGGGTGTGAGCCCACTGCTTTCCATGATGGTCGCCGCATTAGGTTGTGCCAGCTCACCCGCCATTACCCTGCGCATCAGCCAAGAACTCGGCGCCGAAGGCCAGGTCACTGAGCGTCTGTTACACGCCGTCGTAGTTCAATCAATTCTGGGTTTTGTGCTGTTTGCGATCGCCCTGCAATCACTGCACTGGTCACAGTCGGTCAGCTGGCTCACTACACTCGCCCACCCACTCTATTTGCTGTTGGGCTCAGCCGCGCTCGGCGTAATCGCGAGTCTACTGGTGGGCTACCTATCACGGCTACTGGGCCAACAGACACAACTGCAGCAGCTCTTAATCCTGAGTGCCGTCGGTCTGCTGGTCGAGGCCAACGATCTACTAAAACTTGCACCGATGGTGTCCTTGCTGATCTTTGGTTTGGCAAGCCGTGGCTATGGCCGACACCCTGCTCTGCCGAATCCAGAATCACCGTTTGGGCACTATGTGGTCTTCGCCTTTTTATTCGTCTATCTGGGCACCACGCTCAGAATCGACTTTCAGATGACGGCGATTGCGATTGGTGCTGTGGTGCTCATCGTTCGCTGGCTATTACTCATCGTTCCACCTGTGCTATTGGCCAAGCAAAACGGCCTAACCGTCCGGCGGGGAGCGCTCTGGGGAAGCGCCCTATTTCCCATGTCCACCGTGACGGTAATTCTGGTGAACCACACCATCACGCTCTATCCCGGATTCGGCAACGAGGCCGCAAATCTCTTGGGCTCCGTTTTATTGCTGACCTATATCGTTGGCCCACTCATCACATGGTGGAGCCTGAAACTCTCTGGCGAGGCAAGGCCCAATGCTTGA
- a CDS encoding thiamine phosphate synthase: MQDLKTVEFHHTPKGWTLRLKTKLLSAEIIPAQPTDLASVSVQDQLRQSIANWQTKGYVTEDAAILAVFEQSCTQAGVSDFIQDGLTRTAYFPKLVDDCRNKDYGLMQLRFPTMHNPRPGIYSIVDNLDHLAALLDAGAKIIQLRIKSDVLTNEIRHAIDRSVQLAQHYPDSQLFINDYWQAAIDEGAYGVHLGQEDLLTADLKAIAQSGLRLGVSSHAFWEVARAMTISPSYIACGPVFPTRAKAMPWIAQGLDNLRYWSALIPVPVVGIGGVNQDNLQAIHDTGCASASIIQAIVTAPNPAQAYQSLQAQWTGFAAPPLQKIQLARPTLPATAR; this comes from the coding sequence ATGCAAGATCTCAAAACTGTGGAGTTTCACCATACCCCCAAGGGCTGGACACTTCGACTAAAAACGAAGCTGTTAAGTGCGGAGATCATTCCCGCGCAGCCGACTGATCTTGCATCGGTCTCGGTCCAAGACCAGTTGCGTCAATCGATCGCCAACTGGCAGACCAAGGGCTATGTGACTGAAGACGCCGCAATTCTGGCCGTGTTTGAGCAGAGCTGCACCCAGGCAGGCGTTTCAGACTTTATACAAGATGGGTTAACTCGCACGGCCTACTTTCCAAAACTGGTAGATGACTGCCGGAACAAGGATTATGGGTTGATGCAACTTCGGTTTCCGACCATGCATAACCCCAGGCCCGGCATCTACTCAATTGTCGATAATTTGGATCATCTTGCTGCCCTGCTTGATGCCGGTGCCAAGATTATTCAGTTGCGCATTAAATCGGATGTGTTGACCAATGAAATACGTCACGCGATTGATCGGTCAGTGCAACTCGCGCAGCATTACCCTGACAGCCAACTCTTTATTAACGACTATTGGCAGGCCGCCATTGACGAGGGTGCTTATGGGGTCCATCTGGGCCAGGAAGACCTGCTCACCGCCGATCTCAAGGCGATCGCACAATCAGGGCTGCGGCTTGGCGTGTCGTCTCATGCATTCTGGGAGGTGGCCCGTGCCATGACCATATCACCCAGTTACATCGCCTGTGGCCCGGTATTTCCGACACGTGCCAAGGCCATGCCATGGATTGCACAGGGATTAGACAACCTGCGTTATTGGTCGGCCCTTATTCCGGTGCCGGTGGTGGGCATTGGTGGCGTGAATCAAGACAACCTGCAGGCCATTCACGACACGGGCTGTGCGAGTGCATCGATTATTCAAGCAATTGTCACTGCGCCCAACCCCGCACAGGCGTATCAGTCGCTGCAGGCGCAATGGACTGGCTTTGCAGCGCCACCGTTACAAAAGATTCAGCTCGCCCGACCCACGCTTCCAGCAACTGCTCGCTGA
- the thiS gene encoding sulfur carrier protein ThiS — translation MQVFVNSSAHDCPDGCTLADLLEQLQLAPASCATAVNGQFVARQARQDRILEANDQIMTFAPITGG, via the coding sequence ATGCAAGTCTTTGTTAATAGCTCGGCCCACGACTGCCCAGATGGCTGCACACTGGCCGACTTGCTGGAGCAATTACAGCTTGCACCAGCAAGCTGCGCCACTGCAGTCAATGGACAGTTTGTGGCACGTCAGGCACGGCAAGACCGCATATTAGAGGCCAACGATCAAATCATGACTTTTGCGCCCATCACGGGCGGTTGA
- a CDS encoding thiazole synthase → MDIKPDPIFFGDTELSSRFLLGTAGYPSPQVLETAIAVSEAEIVTMGIKRQAANVALGSSNTWWDLIRKTGKRILPNTAGCRTASEAVALAQMAREIFETNWIKLEVVGDDYTLQPDTFELVTAAKQLVDLGFEVFPYCTEDIIVAQRLVDAGCRILMPWAAPIGSGQGIVHREALIRMRDRFPKTTLVVDAGIGAPSHAALAMEIGFDAVLLNSAVAQAQDPVMMAGAFRDAIRAGRAAFKAGVIPPQAFATPSTPVTGQPFTL, encoded by the coding sequence ATGGACATCAAACCCGATCCAATTTTTTTTGGCGACACCGAACTCTCGAGTCGATTTTTGCTGGGCACGGCAGGCTACCCATCGCCCCAGGTTTTAGAAACCGCGATTGCTGTCTCTGAAGCGGAAATAGTTACCATGGGCATTAAGCGGCAGGCCGCCAATGTGGCGCTTGGCAGTAGTAACACCTGGTGGGATCTGATTCGCAAAACCGGAAAGAGAATTCTTCCCAACACCGCCGGCTGCCGCACAGCAAGCGAGGCCGTGGCCCTTGCTCAGATGGCCCGCGAGATTTTCGAGACCAACTGGATCAAGCTTGAAGTGGTGGGTGACGATTACACATTGCAGCCCGACACCTTTGAGTTGGTCACGGCAGCAAAGCAATTGGTGGACCTTGGCTTTGAGGTCTTTCCGTATTGCACGGAAGACATCATCGTTGCCCAGCGGTTGGTCGATGCGGGCTGCCGAATTCTGATGCCATGGGCCGCACCGATTGGTTCGGGCCAGGGTATTGTGCACCGAGAGGCACTCATTCGCATGCGGGATCGTTTTCCAAAGACCACCCTGGTGGTGGATGCCGGCATTGGCGCACCATCACATGCAGCGCTTGCCATGGAAATTGGCTTTGATGCAGTGTTGTTGAATTCCGCAGTGGCGCAGGCCCAAGACCCGGTGATGATGGCCGGTGCCTTTCGTGATGCGATTCGCGCGGGCCGCGCCGCCTTTAAGGCTGGTGTGATTCCCCCGCAGGCGTTTGCCACCCCATCCACGCCGGTAACGGGCCAGCCTTTTACTTTGTAA